In one window of Coriobacteriia bacterium DNA:
- a CDS encoding DNA-directed RNA polymerase subunit beta, whose translation MGSPTQIGNVRNRRTFAKNPEILPVPNLIAIQLDSFKWFMEEGLAEVLADASPISDRDERFHVIFGDYVFSPAKHTVDECKEKGLTYQRSLLTNVSVINRETGEELRKNLIYMGDFPVMTERATFVINGSERVIVSLLQRSPGVYFSVEERRNKDEYFTAELKPHRGAPLAFEFDKTGAILVNANRSRKVPVTMFIRAMGLAETDKEILALFNDSEAIKSTLVKDHTETRDEALIELYKHLRPGDLPSVDTALSWITSLYYSESRYDLARVGRYQINKKFSDISEEYKTDLPDEMTTSLTPQDILSTLRYLIALGDGKPGHSIDDVDHLGNRRVSTAGELIQNRFRIGISRMRRTVSDRLATLNPEEISPENLINIRPISASIKEFFGSSQLSQFMDQTNPVAGIAHKRRLSAIGPGGIRSAREAKIEVRDVHPSHYGRICPIETPEGMNIGLIGSLATYAQVNKYGFIETPYRVVKNGKVTDEIHYLTADKEEKHVIAQASEPFDKKTGKFGNERILCRVKGAGPDGEFGEPDERAPEDVDYMDVSPRQMVSAVTALIPFLEHDDANRALMGANMQRQAVPLMKPAAPLVGTGLEGNIAVDSGEVFIAKHAGVVEEVDAEVVNIRTADGTIDTYTMPKFRRSNQSTCINHRPIVVEGQIVEEGDPIADGPSTESAELALGQNLLVAFMPWEGYNYEDAIILSERCVRDDLLTSIHIKEYEIEARDTKVRADRDTTPRAEEITREIPNTSEDMLANLDETGIIRIGTEVGPGDILVGKVTPKGGSSSATAEQRLLEQIFGTKVDPVRDSSLRVPHGISGRVIDVQHIHGNEDGVELKRGVNELVRVFIAQKRKIQVGDKLAGRHGNKGVISKILSIEDMPFLVDGTPVDIILNPMGVPSRMNVGQLLETHLGYSAGFGWSDDPKATHSVPGGLHVSTPVFDGAKEDEISNIFDLTNKNLELKAHERFGDQVMTQFVPKISRQGKIELISGRTGEPFDEPVTVGEIYILKLHHLVDDKIHARSTGPYSLVTQQPLGGKAQFGGQRFGEMEVWALYAYGAAYLLREMLTVKSDDLKGRIKAYEAIVKGENIPEPGMPESFNVLVRELGSLCLKMDAYTEDGSHINLMQSRVERPTVREEVSAKTVVSDLEDEVTKKLMDADNIDMDFDALISTDKADAFDLNDVVLKEDTDISDAIDEEE comes from the coding sequence ATTGGTTCCCCCACACAGATTGGGAATGTGCGCAACCGTCGTACCTTTGCGAAAAACCCAGAAATCCTACCGGTACCAAATCTCATTGCAATTCAACTCGATTCATTTAAATGGTTTATGGAAGAAGGCCTCGCAGAGGTCTTGGCCGACGCATCGCCGATTTCAGACCGTGACGAGCGTTTTCATGTCATTTTCGGTGACTATGTTTTCAGCCCCGCTAAGCATACGGTAGACGAATGCAAAGAAAAAGGTTTGACCTACCAAAGGTCTTTGCTCACCAACGTTTCGGTTATCAACCGAGAGACGGGTGAGGAACTCAGAAAGAATCTCATCTACATGGGCGATTTTCCCGTCATGACGGAGCGTGCGACCTTTGTCATCAACGGGTCGGAACGTGTCATCGTTTCACTTTTGCAACGTTCACCGGGTGTGTATTTCTCCGTCGAGGAGCGCCGCAACAAGGATGAGTACTTCACCGCCGAGCTCAAACCGCATCGCGGTGCGCCTTTGGCATTCGAGTTCGACAAAACGGGCGCGATTTTGGTCAATGCGAACCGCAGCCGTAAGGTTCCGGTCACGATGTTCATCCGTGCCATGGGGCTGGCGGAGACCGACAAAGAGATTCTCGCTTTGTTCAACGATTCCGAGGCCATCAAGAGCACTCTCGTAAAGGATCACACCGAAACCCGCGACGAAGCTCTCATCGAGCTTTACAAGCACTTGCGACCGGGCGATTTGCCGAGCGTCGACACCGCATTGTCATGGATTACGAGTCTCTACTATTCGGAGAGTCGTTATGACTTGGCACGTGTCGGCCGTTACCAAATCAACAAGAAGTTTTCTGATATCTCAGAAGAGTACAAGACCGATCTCCCCGATGAAATGACGACGTCTTTGACTCCACAGGATATCCTTTCGACCTTGCGCTATCTCATCGCGCTCGGTGACGGTAAGCCGGGGCATTCGATCGACGATGTCGACCATCTCGGCAACCGTCGCGTGAGCACCGCAGGCGAGCTCATCCAAAATCGTTTCCGCATCGGTATTTCTCGTATGCGTCGTACGGTTTCGGACCGTCTCGCAACGCTTAACCCCGAAGAGATCTCACCTGAGAACCTCATCAATATTCGCCCGATCAGTGCGTCTATCAAAGAGTTTTTCGGCTCATCTCAGCTTTCACAGTTCATGGATCAAACCAACCCCGTCGCCGGCATCGCGCACAAGCGTCGCCTGTCTGCAATCGGACCGGGCGGTATCCGTTCTGCTCGTGAAGCGAAGATCGAAGTTCGAGACGTGCATCCGAGCCACTACGGACGCATCTGTCCGATTGAAACTCCTGAAGGAATGAACATCGGCCTCATCGGTTCTCTTGCAACATATGCGCAAGTCAACAAGTATGGTTTCATCGAGACCCCTTATCGTGTCGTCAAGAACGGTAAAGTCACCGATGAGATCCACTACCTGACTGCCGACAAGGAAGAAAAGCACGTCATCGCCCAGGCGAGCGAGCCGTTCGATAAAAAGACCGGTAAGTTCGGGAACGAGCGTATTCTTTGTCGAGTGAAAGGCGCAGGCCCCGACGGTGAGTTCGGCGAGCCGGACGAGCGTGCTCCCGAGGATGTCGACTACATGGACGTTTCACCTCGTCAGATGGTTTCAGCCGTTACCGCTCTCATCCCGTTCCTCGAGCACGACGACGCAAACCGTGCTTTGATGGGCGCGAACATGCAGCGTCAGGCCGTTCCTTTGATGAAGCCGGCCGCACCGCTCGTCGGTACCGGACTCGAAGGCAATATCGCCGTCGACTCGGGCGAAGTGTTTATCGCCAAGCACGCCGGTGTCGTCGAAGAAGTCGACGCGGAAGTTGTCAATATTCGCACTGCGGATGGCACGATTGATACGTATACGATGCCTAAGTTCCGTCGTTCGAACCAGAGTACCTGCATCAACCACCGCCCGATAGTCGTCGAAGGCCAAATCGTCGAGGAAGGCGATCCGATAGCGGATGGTCCTTCGACGGAGAGTGCGGAACTGGCCCTCGGACAAAACCTCCTCGTGGCATTCATGCCGTGGGAAGGCTATAACTACGAAGACGCGATCATCTTGTCGGAGCGCTGCGTGCGCGATGATCTCTTGACTTCGATTCACATCAAGGAATATGAAATCGAGGCTCGCGACACCAAGGTTCGCGCCGACCGCGACACCACTCCTCGTGCAGAAGAAATCACGCGTGAAATTCCCAACACGAGTGAGGATATGCTCGCCAATCTCGATGAGACCGGTATCATTCGTATCGGTACCGAGGTCGGCCCCGGCGATATTCTCGTCGGTAAGGTCACCCCTAAGGGCGGTTCTTCGTCAGCGACCGCCGAGCAACGGCTTCTCGAGCAAATCTTCGGCACCAAAGTCGATCCCGTTCGTGATTCATCGTTGCGCGTTCCCCATGGAATCAGCGGTCGTGTCATCGATGTTCAACATATTCACGGCAACGAGGATGGGGTCGAGCTCAAGCGCGGCGTCAATGAACTCGTGCGTGTGTTTATCGCTCAAAAACGTAAGATTCAAGTCGGCGACAAGTTGGCCGGCCGTCACGGAAACAAGGGTGTCATCTCCAAGATTCTGTCGATTGAGGATATGCCTTTCTTGGTGGACGGTACTCCGGTCGACATCATCTTGAACCCGATGGGCGTTCCGAGCCGAATGAACGTCGGACAACTTCTCGAAACCCACCTCGGTTACTCGGCCGGATTCGGCTGGAGCGACGATCCTAAGGCGACGCACTCCGTCCCCGGTGGATTGCACGTATCGACTCCGGTATTCGACGGTGCGAAAGAAGATGAGATTTCAAACATCTTCGATTTGACGAACAAAAACCTCGAGCTCAAAGCCCATGAGCGCTTCGGCGATCAGGTCATGACCCAGTTCGTACCGAAGATTTCGCGTCAAGGAAAAATCGAACTGATCAGCGGGCGCACGGGAGAACCCTTCGACGAGCCGGTAACCGTCGGCGAGATTTACATCTTGAAGCTCCACCACTTGGTGGACGACAAGATCCACGCTCGTTCAACGGGACCGTACTCACTCGTCACACAGCAGCCTCTCGGCGGTAAAGCACAGTTCGGTGGACAGCGTTTCGGTGAAATGGAAGTCTGGGCTCTCTATGCATACGGCGCCGCCTATTTGCTTCGCGAGATGCTCACGGTCAAGTCAGACGACCTCAAGGGCCGTATCAAAGCTTACGAGGCAATCGTCAAAGGTGAGAACATCCCCGAGCCGGGAATGCCCGAGTCCTTCAACGTGTTGGTTCGTGAACTCGGCTCGTTGTGCTTGAAGATGGACGCGTACACAGAAGACGGCAGCCATATCAACCTCATGCAATCTCGAGTCGAGCGCCCGACCGTGCGCGAAGAAGTTTCAGCGAAAACCGTCGTTTCCGATTTGGAAGATGAAGTGACCAAAAAACTCATGGATGCGGATAACATCGACATGGACTTCGATGCCCTCATCAGCACAGATAAAGCCGATGCATTCGACCTCAATGACGTCGTGCTCAAAGAGGATACCGATATTTCAGACGCAATCGACGAGGAGGAATAA
- the rsmA gene encoding 16S rRNA (adenine(1518)-N(6)/adenine(1519)-N(6))-dimethyltransferase RsmA: MYSPYASPKATIEVLKKTGLYTKKNLGQHFLIDDNVIGHILSLAAIRAEDVIVEVGPGIGTLTCALLDTEAHIVAVEFDPALPALLEETFGARDNFVLVVGDAVKVTSAELGAAFGEPTALVANLPYQVAATVVLRFFETLPSLQSATVMVQAEVAQRMAAHPGSKSYGAYTVKLNLLAHAVGNFAVSRNSFLPPPRVESTVIRLEKRSLVANVEEYKKVARIIDCAFAQRRKTIRNSLKATLEISTETLEKAFLAAGIDPQSRAEMLEANAFITLAQKIQDLTKIFC; the protein is encoded by the coding sequence ATGTATTCACCATATGCTTCGCCGAAGGCGACGATCGAAGTCTTGAAAAAAACGGGACTGTACACGAAGAAGAATCTCGGACAGCACTTTCTCATCGATGATAATGTAATCGGGCATATATTGTCGCTGGCGGCGATTCGAGCCGAAGATGTCATCGTGGAGGTCGGACCCGGGATCGGAACGCTCACATGCGCTTTGCTTGATACCGAGGCACATATCGTTGCCGTGGAATTCGACCCGGCCCTGCCCGCGTTGCTCGAAGAGACATTCGGTGCACGTGACAATTTCGTGCTGGTAGTGGGTGACGCGGTAAAGGTGACGTCGGCCGAACTCGGCGCGGCATTTGGCGAGCCGACCGCGCTTGTCGCAAATCTGCCTTACCAAGTCGCCGCTACGGTCGTTCTGCGTTTTTTCGAAACGCTGCCTTCCCTTCAATCAGCGACGGTGATGGTTCAGGCCGAAGTTGCGCAACGCATGGCCGCACATCCCGGATCGAAAAGCTACGGCGCATATACCGTAAAACTCAATTTGCTTGCGCATGCCGTCGGCAATTTCGCGGTGTCGAGAAATTCGTTTTTGCCTCCGCCGCGTGTCGAGTCCACGGTGATTCGTCTTGAAAAAAGATCGCTCGTCGCAAACGTCGAAGAGTACAAAAAAGTTGCAAGAATCATCGACTGTGCGTTTGCCCAACGTCGAAAAACCATTCGTAACTCGCTGAAAGCAACGCTTGAAATATCGACCGAGACACTCGAAAAAGCTTTTCTAGCTGCGGGGATAGATCCTCAGAGCAGAGCTGAAATGCTTGAAGCGAATGCTTTTATCACGTTGGCACAAAAAATTCAAGACTTGACGAAAATATTTTGTTGA
- a CDS encoding flavodoxin family protein translates to MGKQSVLIISGSVRSSGNSSLLAREFIDKASDSGFSVTFAAPLDAFELSKDNFSFISFKGIEGCRACDGCNKTGVCVIDDTMRPLYHAFDEAAALCWISPIYFGGVPAPLKAVIDRFQAFYSRRLLGAQPIYKYGRKPASLVLLGGGGDPFGYRAAEITVRSASNMAEATLQKPVIVQGVDKAHELYAPEHEEALLDARAEFEALLEVASHRVGRG, encoded by the coding sequence ATGGGAAAACAATCCGTTCTCATTATTTCGGGAAGCGTGCGTTCCTCCGGGAACAGCTCCCTGTTGGCGCGCGAATTCATCGATAAGGCTTCCGACTCCGGCTTCTCGGTCACATTCGCCGCACCGTTGGATGCATTCGAGCTTTCAAAAGATAATTTCTCGTTCATTTCATTCAAAGGAATCGAAGGGTGTCGCGCCTGTGACGGTTGCAACAAAACCGGTGTGTGCGTCATCGACGATACGATGCGACCGCTGTATCACGCGTTTGACGAAGCGGCCGCACTTTGCTGGATAAGTCCGATTTATTTCGGCGGGGTCCCTGCGCCTCTCAAGGCGGTAATCGATCGTTTTCAGGCATTTTATTCGAGGCGTCTGCTCGGCGCGCAACCTATTTATAAGTACGGTCGCAAGCCGGCTTCACTCGTGTTGCTCGGTGGAGGGGGAGACCCGTTCGGATATCGAGCGGCGGAGATTACCGTTCGCAGTGCATCGAATATGGCCGAGGCGACCTTGCAAAAGCCGGTGATTGTGCAGGGAGTCGATAAAGCCCATGAACTTTATGCGCCCGAACATGAGGAAGCGTTGCTCGACGCACGTGCCGAGTTCGAAGCACTTCTCGAGGTCGCATCCCACCGGGTCGGGCGAGGCTGA
- a CDS encoding TatD family hydrolase: MALADFINAKKKRIELPDFEGVLIADTHAHLDMAKDPARALARAGIAGVGLIVNMISVHESPAQTLASLPGWIDSARLLLDEEGLSAVQVPHVELAIGSHPHNASDYTPEVRAQLVDFFRKNRIAGLGEIGLDYYYDLSPRDVQVTAFKDQMLLAEELDTVAILHIRDAHAQALEVLRETGLPKAGCVLHCFNLGPEALKPFLDLGCYIAYGGPLTFKKSEGVRASASLVPSNRLLTETDSPFMAPEPCRGPNNEPALTVFTAEVLADCLGITNRECAEITYANACKLFGCA; encoded by the coding sequence ATGGCACTTGCAGATTTCATAAATGCAAAGAAAAAGCGGATCGAGCTCCCTGATTTCGAGGGAGTTCTCATCGCCGATACGCACGCGCATCTCGATATGGCAAAGGACCCCGCTCGCGCATTGGCTCGCGCCGGCATCGCTGGGGTAGGGCTTATTGTCAACATGATTTCGGTGCATGAAAGTCCTGCGCAGACGCTTGCCTCGTTGCCCGGGTGGATTGACTCCGCCCGCTTACTTCTCGATGAGGAGGGCCTGTCCGCTGTACAAGTCCCCCATGTCGAGCTCGCCATCGGGTCTCACCCCCACAACGCTTCAGACTATACACCGGAGGTTCGAGCACAACTTGTCGATTTCTTTCGAAAAAATCGTATAGCGGGCTTGGGCGAAATAGGTCTCGATTACTATTACGATCTTTCCCCGCGCGATGTGCAGGTAACGGCTTTCAAAGACCAGATGTTACTCGCCGAAGAACTCGATACGGTCGCAATCTTACATATTCGTGATGCGCATGCGCAGGCGCTCGAAGTTTTGCGCGAGACCGGTTTGCCGAAAGCCGGATGCGTGCTCCACTGTTTCAATCTCGGCCCTGAGGCTCTGAAGCCTTTTTTGGATTTGGGTTGCTACATCGCTTATGGCGGTCCGCTCACCTTCAAAAAGTCTGAAGGCGTACGTGCGAGTGCTTCTCTCGTGCCGAGCAATCGGCTGTTGACTGAAACTGACAGTCCTTTCATGGCTCCCGAACCGTGCCGCGGACCGAACAATGAGCCGGCTCTGACGGTGTTTACCGCCGAGGTGCTCGCTGATTGTCTCGGCATCACGAACCGGGAGTGTGCCGAAATCACCTACGCGAATGCGTGCAAATTGTTCGGATGTGCATAA
- the metG gene encoding methionine--tRNA ligase, with amino-acid sequence MPKNSYYLSTPIYYVNSIPHLGTAYTTVAADTLARFRRMCGDDVLFLTGIDEHGQKVEEAATAHGTTPKEWCDSLAVKFQEVWSLLNISNDMFMRTTDAFHEATVQALATKLYESGDIYKGTYEGWYCVPDETYWNASDIDETHICPGCGRELKFVEEENYFFRLASYQERLLKYYEEHPDFIGPDSRLNEVLSFVKGGLNDLSISRSNVKWGIELPWDKTHTMYVWFDALINYLSAVGYGQEGREETFAYRWPAQIHFIGKDIIRFHCVIWPAMLMAAGIELPERVFAHGFLLTKGEKMSKSKGNAQTPASLVERFGVDGYRYYFMRDVSFGQDGSISLESMVQRYNGDLANDWGNLCSRLFNMVGKYFSGLVPDASDCADENEGVELKGIAATLFEKYEARMDKLDYAGALEETWELIKATNRYIEMSAPWALAKDEAHLPRLKAVIYNALEAVRIAALYTAPVMPATSAQVWKRMGLGDISSVDDIESCSSWGLLPAGNAVEKGEPLFPRIIEE; translated from the coding sequence ATGCCAAAAAATTCATATTACTTGTCCACGCCCATTTATTATGTTAACTCGATTCCTCACTTGGGAACTGCTTACACTACGGTAGCTGCCGATACGCTGGCACGTTTTCGTCGTATGTGCGGCGACGACGTTTTGTTTCTGACCGGGATCGATGAACATGGACAGAAAGTCGAGGAGGCGGCCACCGCGCACGGCACGACACCGAAGGAATGGTGCGACTCGCTGGCCGTCAAATTTCAAGAAGTGTGGTCGTTGCTCAACATTTCAAACGATATGTTCATGCGCACGACCGATGCTTTTCATGAGGCGACCGTTCAGGCTTTGGCGACGAAGTTATATGAATCCGGGGATATTTACAAAGGCACCTATGAGGGCTGGTATTGCGTTCCCGATGAGACCTATTGGAATGCGTCGGACATCGATGAAACGCATATCTGCCCGGGCTGCGGGCGTGAATTGAAATTCGTGGAAGAGGAGAATTACTTTTTCAGACTCGCCTCCTATCAAGAGAGGCTCCTGAAATATTACGAGGAACACCCCGATTTCATCGGACCCGATTCTCGCCTGAATGAGGTGCTCTCTTTCGTCAAAGGGGGGCTCAACGACCTTTCCATTTCACGTTCGAACGTGAAATGGGGCATCGAGTTGCCCTGGGATAAGACGCACACGATGTATGTTTGGTTCGATGCGCTCATCAACTACCTTTCCGCCGTCGGGTACGGGCAAGAAGGCCGCGAGGAGACATTCGCCTATCGGTGGCCTGCACAGATACACTTCATCGGAAAAGACATCATTCGTTTCCACTGCGTGATTTGGCCCGCCATGCTCATGGCGGCCGGAATCGAGTTGCCGGAGCGAGTATTCGCGCACGGTTTCCTCCTCACCAAAGGTGAGAAGATGTCCAAATCCAAAGGCAATGCACAGACACCGGCGAGTTTGGTGGAACGGTTCGGCGTCGACGGCTATCGTTACTATTTCATGCGCGATGTCTCTTTCGGGCAAGACGGTTCGATTTCGCTCGAGTCGATGGTCCAGAGATACAACGGTGACCTCGCCAACGACTGGGGCAACCTCTGCAGTCGTCTTTTCAACATGGTGGGAAAGTATTTCTCCGGCCTCGTTCCCGATGCGAGTGATTGCGCCGATGAGAACGAAGGCGTCGAGCTCAAAGGTATCGCCGCGACGCTCTTTGAGAAGTATGAGGCCCGCATGGATAAGCTCGACTATGCGGGGGCACTCGAAGAGACATGGGAGCTCATCAAGGCCACGAACCGCTATATCGAAATGAGCGCACCGTGGGCTTTGGCAAAAGACGAGGCCCATCTCCCTCGGCTCAAAGCGGTGATTTACAACGCCTTGGAGGCGGTTCGCATAGCGGCGCTGTACACGGCGCCGGTGATGCCTGCGACTTCGGCGCAGGTCTGGAAACGCATGGGGCTCGGAGATATTTCGTCGGTAGACGATATCGAAAGTTGTAGCTCATGGGGTTTGCTGCCTGCAGGAAACGCCGTGGAAAAAGGAGAGCCACTTTTCCCTCGCATAATCGAGGAATAA
- the rsmI gene encoding 16S rRNA (cytidine(1402)-2'-O)-methyltransferase, with the protein MNVVSLEPSTLYIVATPIGNLGDISPRAIQTLAQADILLAEDTRVTRKLCSYFEISTGIERFDENTSVQKIPHVLSLLEGGSSVALVSDAGTPCVSDPGLNLVAAVKDAEFDVVSIPGASAVLVALSSSGIVASGFYFGGFVPRKIGDRRRAFADVASLDAALVFFESPHRVVATLNLLAELFPLRIGAVARELTKIHEEVIRLPLPELAREMASREKIKGEIVLVIGNPPPQERERGALADEAIAELLREKIARGQTRSSAIKQVVLETGLARNEVYKIALEL; encoded by the coding sequence ATGAATGTCGTGTCGCTCGAACCCTCGACATTGTATATCGTCGCCACACCGATCGGCAATCTCGGCGATATCTCGCCGCGGGCTATTCAGACGCTCGCGCAAGCCGATATTTTGCTTGCCGAGGACACGCGAGTGACGCGTAAGCTTTGTTCGTACTTCGAGATTTCAACCGGAATCGAACGGTTCGACGAAAACACTTCCGTGCAAAAAATCCCGCATGTCCTTTCCCTTCTCGAGGGGGGCTCAAGCGTCGCTCTCGTATCGGATGCCGGCACCCCTTGCGTGTCGGACCCGGGTCTCAATCTCGTCGCCGCGGTCAAAGACGCCGAATTCGATGTCGTCAGTATCCCGGGGGCGAGCGCGGTTCTCGTCGCGTTGAGTTCAAGCGGCATAGTGGCGAGCGGTTTTTACTTCGGAGGGTTCGTTCCGCGAAAAATCGGGGATAGGCGCAGGGCGTTTGCCGACGTGGCCTCGTTGGATGCGGCACTGGTTTTCTTCGAATCGCCGCACCGTGTAGTTGCGACGTTGAATCTGTTGGCGGAGCTCTTTCCTCTTCGTATCGGTGCCGTCGCACGTGAACTCACGAAAATACATGAAGAAGTGATTCGGCTTCCTTTGCCCGAGCTTGCCCGCGAGATGGCTTCTCGGGAAAAAATCAAAGGAGAAATCGTGCTGGTGATCGGGAATCCGCCGCCGCAAGAGCGTGAACGAGGTGCGCTCGCCGACGAAGCGATTGCGGAATTATTGAGAGAAAAAATCGCACGTGGGCAAACGCGTTCGAGTGCGATAAAGCAAGTTGTCCTTGAAACGGGTTTGGCGCGCAATGAAGTCTACAAAATCGCGCTGGAACTTTAG
- a CDS encoding DUF362 domain-containing protein: MRTERKRSLTERAGSALVRAGLGDVIAEGDKVAIKVHFGEKGNTAFVSPIYVREVVRLVKEAGGKPFLTDANTLYSGQRDNAIDHIECAIHNGFSYSTVEAPIIISDGIDGRDGIDIPIQGGKHFETVRLGSASVHADAMVVISHVKGHGEAGFGGAIKNVGMGLGTRAAKQRMHSVVKPNVVAEKCTRCGRCVQWCPVACIGIGPNHEDKAIIDSEACIGCGECVAACSHGAVNVEWGSDKNAFQERIVEHAYGLFTEKGNKMIYLNFLTDISPECDCWSFSDASIVPDIGILASRDIVAIEQASYDMVTEAVGSVGSVGEGLSAGVDKFHAIHEIDGQVAIAYAESLGMGTRNYSIKKIG; this comes from the coding sequence ATGCGCACCGAACGCAAAAGGTCGTTGACCGAGCGTGCGGGATCGGCGCTTGTCCGTGCCGGGCTCGGAGACGTTATCGCCGAGGGCGACAAAGTCGCCATCAAGGTTCATTTCGGTGAAAAAGGAAACACTGCCTTTGTGAGTCCGATTTATGTGCGTGAAGTGGTTCGCCTCGTCAAGGAGGCGGGAGGAAAGCCATTCTTGACGGATGCGAACACGCTGTATTCCGGTCAGCGTGATAATGCCATAGACCATATCGAGTGTGCGATCCATAACGGGTTTTCCTACTCGACCGTCGAGGCCCCCATTATCATCTCCGACGGTATTGACGGCCGCGACGGCATCGATATCCCCATTCAAGGCGGTAAACATTTCGAGACCGTTCGTCTCGGCTCCGCATCGGTTCATGCCGATGCCATGGTTGTCATAAGCCATGTGAAAGGACACGGGGAAGCGGGATTCGGCGGTGCGATAAAAAATGTCGGGATGGGGTTGGGAACTCGAGCGGCAAAACAGCGTATGCATTCGGTCGTGAAGCCGAATGTGGTGGCTGAAAAGTGCACACGTTGCGGGCGGTGCGTCCAGTGGTGCCCGGTCGCGTGCATCGGTATCGGTCCGAACCACGAGGATAAGGCGATTATCGATTCTGAGGCGTGTATCGGTTGCGGCGAATGTGTCGCGGCGTGTTCGCACGGTGCCGTCAACGTCGAGTGGGGTAGCGACAAGAATGCATTTCAGGAGAGAATCGTCGAGCATGCTTACGGGTTGTTCACCGAAAAAGGCAACAAGATGATTTACCTGAATTTCTTGACCGATATATCCCCGGAATGCGATTGCTGGTCATTCAGCGATGCATCGATTGTTCCCGACATCGGGATATTGGCGAGCCGAGATATCGTGGCTATCGAGCAAGCGTCCTACGATATGGTCACCGAAGCGGTCGGCAGTGTCGGCAGTGTCGGTGAAGGGCTTTCGGCCGGTGTCGACAAGTTCCATGCGATTCATGAAATCGACGGACAAGTCGCCATCGCGTATGCGGAATCTCTCGGAATGGGCACGCGTAACTATTCGATAAAAAAGATCGGATGA
- a CDS encoding ROK family protein — translation MIATYAIGIDVGGTKISAGLIDAKGRVVHDTAVLTPKEKGPFGIVDAIIHVGKEVSKHVSTSEVAGIGIGLPAQVDFARQEIEFCTNLPLTGVDVRSLVEASFRLPVTIDNDGQLAALGECRYGVGRKMSDLLMITLGTGVGGGLWLNGQPYRGSRGLAGELGHVVIDIDGPACPCGGKGHLESYLGTPAITERAREAAKKPNGRAIYAAAGNQMSAVDARSLIQAAAAGDEVSLGILTELGVILGQALVGFVNIFNPKAICIGGSIGESADELVAAAGRVVDTQALAGRKDVRVVQATLGRDAGVLGAGALAFEEYESREGFHL, via the coding sequence ATGATTGCGACGTATGCTATCGGTATCGATGTCGGGGGAACGAAAATCTCTGCAGGTCTCATCGATGCGAAAGGACGGGTCGTACACGACACGGCCGTGCTCACCCCGAAAGAAAAGGGTCCGTTCGGCATAGTCGATGCAATTATCCACGTGGGCAAAGAAGTCTCGAAACATGTATCCACGAGTGAGGTCGCCGGTATCGGTATCGGTCTCCCGGCGCAGGTCGATTTTGCCCGTCAAGAGATTGAATTTTGTACGAACTTACCCCTGACGGGAGTGGATGTCAGGTCTTTGGTCGAGGCATCGTTTCGCCTTCCCGTCACCATTGATAATGACGGACAGCTTGCCGCATTGGGCGAGTGTCGGTATGGCGTGGGTCGGAAAATGTCGGACCTGTTGATGATTACGCTGGGTACGGGCGTCGGCGGCGGCCTGTGGCTCAACGGACAGCCCTACCGTGGCTCGCGAGGTTTGGCCGGCGAGCTTGGACACGTGGTCATTGACATAGACGGTCCTGCTTGTCCGTGCGGAGGGAAAGGGCACCTCGAATCATATCTTGGAACACCGGCGATTACCGAGCGCGCACGTGAAGCTGCTAAAAAACCGAACGGGAGAGCGATTTATGCCGCCGCCGGTAATCAAATGAGTGCGGTAGACGCGCGTTCTCTCATTCAAGCTGCGGCGGCAGGCGATGAAGTTTCTCTCGGTATCCTCACGGAGCTCGGTGTGATTTTGGGACAAGCGCTTGTCGGTTTCGTCAATATCTTCAATCCCAAGGCGATTTGTATCGGGGGCTCCATCGGCGAGTCGGCCGATGAGCTGGTGGCCGCTGCCGGACGCGTAGTCGACACGCAGGCGCTTGCCGGGCGTAAAGATGTCCGTGTCGTCCAAGCGACACTCGGCCGGGATGCGGGCGTTCTCGGCGCCGGAGCACTGGCTTTCGAGGAATACGAATCTCGCGAAGGTTTTCATCTCTAG